A stretch of the Epinephelus fuscoguttatus linkage group LG2, E.fuscoguttatus.final_Chr_v1 genome encodes the following:
- the gpib gene encoding glucose-6-phosphate isomerase b, giving the protein MGLTQDPNFHKLQDWYTAHALNLNLRHMFETDKERFNKLSLNLKTEDGDILLDYSKNLITDEVMKMLVDLAKSRGIEAVREKMFTGEKINFTEGRAVLHVALRNRSNTPIMVDGKDVMPDVNKVLEKMKGFCHKVRSGEWKGYSGKAITDVVNVGIGGSDLGPLMVTEALKPYSKGGPRVWFVSNIDGTHIAKTLAHLNAETTLFIIASKTFTTQETITNAESAKEWFLEHAKDKAAVAKHFVALSTNGPKVKDFGIDTENMFEFWDWVGGRFSLWSAIGMSIALHIGFENYEKLLSGAHWMDNHFRTAPLDKNAPVLLALLGIWYINFFHAETHAMLPYDQYMHRFTAYFQQGDMESNGKYITNQGARVNYHTGPIVWGEPGTNGQHAFYQLIHQGTRMVPCDFLIPAQSQHPIRDNLHHKILVANFLAQTEALMRGKTTEEAKKELEASGLSGEALEKILPHKVFQGNRPTSSIIFKKLSPYTLGALIAMYEHKIFIQGVMWEINSFDQWGVELGKQLAKKIEAELKDTTEVHSHDSSTNGLINFLKKNFA; this is encoded by the exons ATGGGACTCACACAGGACCCCAACTTCCACAAGCTGCAGGACTGGTACACAGCCCATGCCCTGAACCTCAACTTGAGGCATATGTTTGAGACTGACAAGGAGAGGTTCAACAAGCTCAG CCTAAACTTGAAAACTGAGGATGGAGACATTCTTCTGGATTACTCCAAGAATCTCATCACTGATGAAGTCATGAAGATGTTGGTTGATCTG GCCAAGTCCAGAGGCATTGAAGCTGTCAGAGAGAAGATGTTCACTGGAGAGAAGATAAACTTCACTGAG GGCCGCGCTGTGCTCCATGTGGCTCTGAGGAATCGTTCCAACACTCCCATCATGGTTGATGGCAAGGATGTGATGCCAGATGTCAACAAGGTTCTGGAGAAGATGAAGGGCTTCTGTCAT AAAGTTCGCAGCGGTGAATGGAAGGGCTACTCAGGAAAGGCCATCACAGATGTTGTCAATGTCGGCATTGGAGGATCCGACCTT GGCCCCCTGATGGTGACTGAGGCTCTGAAACCTTACTCCAAGGGTGGACCACGTGTGTGGTTTGTGTCCAATATTGATGGAACACACATCGCCAAAACCCTGGCACATCTGAATGCTGAGACAACCCTCTTCATCATTGCATCCAAG ACATTCACCACTCAAGAGACCATAACCAACGCTGAGTCAGCCAAAGAATGGTTCCTTGAACATGCCAAAGAT aaAGCTGCTGTTGCCAAGCACTTTGTGGCCCTTTCCACAAATGGA CCCAAAGTGAAGGACTTCGGCATCGACACAGAGAACATGTTTGAGTTCTGGGAT tgggTTGGTGGTCGTTTCTCCTTGTGGTCTGCAATCGGAATGTCCATTGCCCTGCACATTG GCTTTGAAAACTATGAAAAGCTTCTTTCAGGAGCTCATTGGATG gACAACCACTTCCGCACCGCTCCTCTGGATAAGAACGCTCCTGTCCTGCTGGCCTTGCTGGGCATCTGGTACATCAATTTCTTCCACGCTGAGACCCACGCCATGCTGCCCTATGACCAGTACATGCACCGCTTCACTGCCTACTTCCAACAG GGTGACATGGAGTCCAATGGAAAGTACATCACTAACCAGGGAGCACGTGTAAACTACCACACTGGGCCAATAGTGTGGGGGGAGCCAGGAACCAATGGACAGCATGCCTTCTACCAGCTCATCCATCAAG GAACACGCATGGTGCCTTGTGACTTCCTGATCCCAGCTCAGTCACAGCATCCCATCAGAGACAATCTGCACCACAAG ATCCTAGTGGCTAACTTCCTGGCACAGACAGAAGCACTGATGAGGGGTAAGACCACAGAGGAGGCCAAGAAGGAGCTGGAGGCCAGCGGCCTGAGTGGGGAAGCTCTGGAGAAAATCCTGCCACACAAA GTATTCCAAGGAAACAGGCCAACCAGCTCAATCATCTTCAAAAAACTGAGCCCATACACACTTGGAGCACTTATAG CCATGTATGAGCACAAGATCTTTATCCAGGGTGTCATGTGGGAGATCAACAGTTTTGACCAGTGGGG AGTTGAACTGGGCAAACAGCTTGCCAAGAAGATCGAGGCTGAGCTCAAGGACACCACAGAGGTCCACTCCCACGACTCCTCCACCAACGGACTCATCAACTTCCTTAAGAAGAACTTTGCCTGA